From the genome of Fusarium fujikuroi IMI 58289 draft genome, chromosome FFUJ_chr06:
AAAGGATACCGAAACGTTTTTACCACTGTCACGAGTTGTGACCAGGGTCTTCTTGGTAATTTAATTGGTTTAGTATACCTTTATTCTGTAATTTTTCTTTACTGGAGTAAGGACAGAAAATGTTCGATTATCTCTAGTGCTTATCCGCACTTGCATATATCTCACTCTGAGGTTCCGGTCTTGCACAGATTTCAGAGGTTTCATAGCATAGTCTAGCAGGCAAAATCGTAAGGCCTTGCAGTCCTCGGTAAGCGAAATGACACAACACGCGGCTCTACTTTAAGCCTTCTGAGCCAGCAACAGAGTCGCGTTGCATACCTCGCATTTAGCAATAGTGATAGCCTGCATAAAGGCGTAGTCAAGTATTGTGCTGGTTGCCAAACTGCGTGAATGTTATGTTCATCAATGAGGCAGCATGCTAAATGCGACTCCGCTATCACAGCCTCTTTGAATGGCTGTCATAGGCCTTGTGATCAAACCCTTAAACCTTCCCCAACAATTACGCAAGCATCTTCCATCTTTTGAACTCTAAAATACTATAGTAGGGATTCTTCGCACAATTGAAAAGGTCCATAAGTCCGTAAATCCATAATTACCATAGAAAGAAAGAGCGCGTACCGGAAATTCGCCGTACCCCATTACAACATTGCCAGTCCTTGTGCTGTCTAGCATAGGGTTTTTAACTGGTTGAAAACGCATAGGTCTTACCTCTGACCAATTATACAAGAGTTATATAGCGGTTTTATGAAAATCCACGCTGCTTTGGGCTCTTGACGGCGGCCCGGCGGCTTACTGCAACTCCACTAGGGTATTTCTGATGGCGTACGAACTCCCCGGTCGTATGGCTTCAGGCAAAATGTACTACTTTCCAAACATGCCGTTCACctctatataaaggcttCTGATGCCTTCCCACCATTAATTAAGACTCAAGTTCGCTTTTAACCTGCTCATATCTATTTCTACTTCATATAACATTTAAGCATCCTACAATGCCCGAATCAGCCGCATCCAAATTTCACGGAGAACAGAATGCCGTCCCTGTGGCCCCTAACGTCCCTGTCGACCCGTCTGTCAATACATGGTCACGCTTCATCAGTACGTTCGAGGCGTCTGAGTTCACTGACTGGGTTGACGAGAGCCTGTCGTGGAAAAAGACCTGTTATATTGGCGACTGGTCCCCCCTCCTCAAGATGAGAGTTCGGGGTCCGGACAGCAAGGCGTTTTTTGAGTATCTCTCCACGAACCAATGGCCCAACTTCCAGCCAAACTAAGCCAAGCATGCCATCTTTTGCCGAGACAATGGAACGATCATTGGTGAAGGAGTTCTCATGATGCTCGATCACGATGACTTCATTTTTACTTCCGTTCCCGGAGTCACCTGGGCGGTGTATCAGTTTCACCACGGAAATCGAAAGTTCAATGCCACGGTCGATATCGTCTCTAACGATTGGTATCTTTTCCAGGTTCAGGGCCCCAGCAGTGTAGCAGTGATGGAGGCGGCAACTAAATCATCGATCACTGATCTCAAATTCATGCATTCTAAGAAGATGTCCATCGATGGGCATAGCTTTCTATGCCTTCGGGCGGGCGTATCCGGCGAACGAGGCTTCGAACTCTGGGGTCCAGCTGAAGAAGCGCACGCTGTCTATCGTGCCATTTTGTCGTATGGGACTGAGTTCGGTATTCGTCAACTCGGCTACCGTGCCAAGACAGTGAATCATGTTCGTTTCCCCTTATTTTTTATGACTCTTTAATTGACTTGCGATGCTTACTCGGGTCCAGGTGGAAGGGGCGTTTCCTACTCCATGGCTCGATTTCCTCCCTTCGTTCCATGGAGATGACCTCGATATGGTTGAATACCGCCAGTTTCTTCGAACCTCGGGTTTAGTCTCTCCGGCCGTGCTTCATATCGGAGTTCTTGGTAATTATAGCTCTCATCCATCCGCGCATCATCGTACGCCATTTGACCTTGGATGGGGGTGGCTTGTTAACTTTGACCATGATTTTATCGGCAAAAAAACCCTGAAGAAAATAGCCAGCGACCCTCCAAATGCCCTCGCTACATTGGAATGGAACAGCAAGGATGTGACAGATGTGTACGCATCTCTCTTCTGCAACGAGACGCAGGACTTTATGGAAATGCCACGAGAGTGGAGAGGCGTGACAGGAAGTGGTGTCTATGATGATGACAGACTTATTGGCTGTGCCGTCTCGCGCTGCTACAGCTACTggttcaagaagatgatCTCTCTCTGTATCATGGAGGTGAAGTACTCAACACCCGGAACAGAAGTTATGGTCAAATGGGGGAACGACGGGAGTCCACAAAAGATGATTCGCGCTGTGAGTACTGAGTTCAGCCGAATGCTCATTGCCTACTCTCAATCAGCCTCTAACATTCATTTCTCTAGGTAGTCAAGCCTGCGCCATATAAAGATGACCAGCGAAAGAAGCCACTTGTGGAATAGGAATAACATGAGTGAACTTCTTAGCTAACCCTGAATGGCCTGTCAAGaaacttttatagtattgAGTCTTATGGCCTATAACATGGCAATTTCCAAGTAGTTTCCCTAGCTTTTCGAGATGgagattaataaaagccGAATCGTTCCCATCCCGGATCATACCAATTCACACTAACAAGTCAAGTTCTAAAGCTTAGGTCGAGCAATAGACTTCGATTCCAATATCTCCCTCACAAGTTCAGTCACTTCACTAGCCACGCCCCAAGATAATTCAAATCCTCGTCCTCCAGCACCATAGGCATGAATCACATGTTTGATACCCCATGTGGTATCCCTAGCTTCGGTCTCGACTCTCATGCCACCCTCACGAGCTGGTCTTcttccaacaacatctttgATTACCTTTATCGTCTCAAACGTCTGCCTCTTATCGCATGCTTGTGGTATGATTGACTGAGCAGCGTTCAGTAGCTGAGCACGTGTTTCCTCTGATGGTTCGAGCTGCCAGTTTCCGACTTCTTTGGTACCGCCAATGACTGTTCCTCCATTGAAAGAACGAGGGATTATAAAGCTCCAGGTGCCGTCTTTCTTCTGAGTTGTGATAGTTTTGTCGGCGGCGGTGAGGTTGGTTAGCACTGTCTGGCCTGGTTCTTGTCAGCTGTTATCTATGGTCATGAACGCCTGTCCTACCTCTGATTGGGAAACACTTCTTATCCCCAAAACCCATTCCACTCGCATTCACAACTAATTTAACACTAGGTGCGAGGATAAAAGCCTCCCATTCACTCTTCAAATCCCTCTGCAGTGTCTTTCCGCCTTGAACAATAAATTTGCGCAGCAAGCTAGCAGTGTATAACGGGGCATGAATACAATAAGTTTCATACTCAAACCCCAGCTTTACATTCTCAGGTAGTTCATGGGTTTCATACTTCCGATATCCGGGCAGTCCAGTCTCGTTGGCAAAGCTCTGAGCATCTTGCTTCAGGTACGCAGTTGACGGATCCTCAAGATACTCAACACCTGGAAGACGTCTGATCCCAACCCAAGGTTCACTCTGCCAAtgtttctcaagctcagcgaCAGTGTGTTTCACCCACTTGGCTTCACGACGTAACTGTGGCGTAGAAGCGGGGATGGGTCGGATGTGAGCACCAGCCCACATGGAAGCATAGTCTGCTGAATGCGTCGTTGGTGCGCCGGGGATTGAATTTGGCCATTCTTttgcgacgaggaggactGATATTGATGGTGAGTCGGCGATTAGTTGTTGGATCTTGAGGGCGCTGGTAAGACCGATGATGCCAGCACTGAAACGCTGCTGTTAGCAGGGTCCTAGGCCGGGATTAATGGTGAGAGCGTACCCAATGACCACAATCGTGGAGTCGGTTAAATCAGATGGGCTAAGAACTGACATTGTGTCTGGAAATGAAATGTGAAGGGACAGGGAACAATGGTAGGTTCATGGACAAGAGAGTGGAGGTTGGCTAACATCAAATGTCCCCACTAAAGTGATCCAACCAGGAGACATATCACTTAAGCAAGACAAAGACATTTGACAGAGACACAAATGACGGCAACTACTAGGTAGATTGTCACTCTTTAACTTGTATCCCTTCATATCAATTTTAAAGTGATTCAGATATCGTCATCATTCCCGTGTGACGTTGCAAGAGCAGTAGTGATCAGTCAATTGGCCGGCCAACATCGGCTGCAAGTTACGTACATTGCATATCTGTATTTGCTATCCGACAAGTGGCGTAAAGACCACGTTATCATAGATGCAAAAAATGTAGAATTTGATCATTCTTCAATAAGTTGAGAGATAAGGGAGTGATGATATGTGCCGGGCAAGACAAAAAAGCGAGGTCCTACCCGGGTTCGAACCGGGGTCTTCGGAAGGCTTTTGAGGGTATCAAAATCCGACGTCATTACCACTAAACTATAGGACCGTTGACCGATGACTAATCGTTCAGAATCGAGTCCTATGACTGGTGCACAGAGACAGATAGTTAGAGATAGATGCAAATAccctatagatattattataattaaattttttatcatataaaagtatttatataaacttaacagttactaaatactagtaataagatatttaatattattttaattaaattcacagctttatatttactacAATGGCTTAGCATTTATCGAGCATAACTTCAGTATCAGGATGAGAGATGTAGTTGAAATGCTTATTAAGAAAACTCCTATCCACGCCAGGGTACGGTTAATGCCTATGGGAGTGTCGTT
Proteins encoded in this window:
- a CDS encoding related to D-amino acid oxidase yields the protein MSVLSPSDLTDSTIVVIGAGIIGLTSALKIQQLIADSPSISVLLVAKEWPNSIPGAPTTHSADYASMWAGAHIRPIPASTPQLRREAKWVKHTVAELEKHWQSEPWVGIRRLPGVEYLEDPSTAYLKQDAQSFANETGLPGYRKYETHELPENVKLGFEYETYCIHAPLYTASLLRKFIVQGGKTLQRDLKSEWEAFILAPSVKLVVNASGMGFGDKKCFPIRGQTVLTNLTAADKTITTQKKDGTWSFIIPRSFNGGTVIGGTKEVGNWQLEPSEETRAQLLNAAQSIIPQACDKRQTFETIKVIKDVVGRRPAREGGMRVETEARDTTWGIKHVIHAYGAGGRGFELSWGVASEVTELVREILESKSIARPKL